From a region of the Desulfuromonas sp. KJ2020 genome:
- a CDS encoding cytochrome c3 family protein: MIRCLIAVMAVTFAWALPALAVDFDHAEHLTTIEGTDCATCHVEGAQSIVPETTACLQCHDQDFVDTVKMPGLKTHGPVWALNHRPFAKGNTYDCAACHQQSYCMDCHTAGFADEMGDFGNNMINVHRSDFHVTHPIAARTDQQLCSSCHEPNYCSDCHNQFAPADLALDSHRRGWTDGTLDGMHANYTEEQCITCHTSDSVIPSTTGWSHSHAREARKNLATCQACHPQGDICLKCHSATSGLRVNPHPADWSDIDGRLKRASDGKTCRKCH; encoded by the coding sequence ATGATCCGCTGTTTAATCGCCGTTATGGCCGTCACCTTTGCGTGGGCGCTACCGGCATTGGCGGTCGATTTCGACCACGCCGAGCATCTGACCACCATCGAAGGGACGGATTGCGCCACCTGCCACGTGGAGGGGGCGCAGAGCATCGTTCCCGAGACCACGGCCTGTCTGCAGTGTCACGATCAGGATTTCGTTGACACCGTCAAGATGCCGGGCCTCAAAACCCACGGACCCGTCTGGGCCCTTAACCACCGCCCCTTTGCCAAGGGCAACACCTATGACTGCGCCGCCTGCCACCAGCAGAGCTACTGCATGGACTGCCACACTGCGGGTTTCGCCGATGAAATGGGTGATTTTGGCAACAACATGATCAACGTTCATCGCAGCGATTTTCACGTAACCCACCCCATCGCCGCTCGCACCGACCAACAGCTGTGCTCCAGTTGCCACGAGCCCAACTACTGCTCCGACTGCCACAACCAGTTCGCTCCGGCCGATCTCGCCCTCGACTCCCATCGTCGCGGCTGGACCGACGGTACTCTGGATGGCATGCACGCCAACTACACTGAAGAGCAGTGCATCACCTGCCACACCAGTGATTCCGTTATCCCCAGCACCACGGGATGGTCCCATTCTCACGCCCGTGAGGCCCGTAAAAATCTGGCCACCTGCCAGGCCTGCCACCCGCAAGGGGATATCTGTCTCAAGTGCCACAGCGCCACCAGCGGTCTGCGGGTGAATCCTCATCCTGCGGACTGGAGCGATATCGATGGGCGCCTCAAGCGGGCCAGTGACGGCAAGACCTGTCGGAAATGCCACTAA
- a CDS encoding DUF6701 domain-containing protein — translation MILKNVCRLGVPLLGISMMISAFFLVSSALGAITVTADGATHNPPVDITVGIPVVFEATATGCGNNDTWFRHVWDFGNGTTLAYINRDSPCGEPASTTYTYPTKPPGNPNLDATYSFAGMTGLEALFCGWLNWCSDIEQGGFVRVRLREGTLPALDHFRIDHPGTALTCQRADVTIRACQTADCGTLYPDPVSVTLSPTGWVGGITQTIAGGAPTVFQLRHNTAGTVTLDVTASDVPAAGPVQCTVGGVAASCDLLFADSGFLFEMPAQTSCQDSAEVTIAAVKADPADPQACVGDGSFAGQSKAVSFWSSYVTPASGSRSLQVNGTAIATASPGTPLTLSFDGNARSSFHVAYADAGQLRLDARYEGSGEEVGLVMVGNDTFTVKPYRLDIQATIDGVTALDNSGSTGEPKLAAGLPFQAEVRGVCADGSLTPNFAAATTLSAVAPFAPAPGILSGGSLSAADFSGGAATAPLSYSEVGTLTLQADVADYLGAGSLTGTSATVGRFTPHHFDVVPNTPQFDSGCGLFTYLGQPFIYATAPSLQVIARNAGAAVTRNYTGAWWKLSDVSLAGKRYLAENGTLDESLLPATDPVILDQGDGTGTLTFDAGGGLGFVRTTPTAPFAAEIRLEIDVVDEDGIAYAGNPAAFGEASAGNGIAFTDGYQEMRFGRLTLQNAYGSELIPLNLPLRAEYFDGSTFVGNLEDSCTPYDGTLATLSNYSANLQTGETTASGAGSLLGGTENPLSPLQLSAPGTGNDGSVDVRLPVDFWLQYDWDGDGSHDDDPSARASFGIYKGNSRMIYWGERVR, via the coding sequence ATGATCCTTAAGAACGTCTGTCGCCTGGGTGTTCCACTCCTGGGCATTTCAATGATGATCAGTGCTTTTTTCCTGGTATCGTCAGCGCTGGGCGCCATAACGGTAACAGCGGATGGGGCCACTCACAATCCACCGGTAGATATCACGGTGGGGATCCCGGTGGTTTTTGAAGCAACAGCCACAGGATGCGGAAATAACGATACCTGGTTCCGACATGTGTGGGATTTCGGTAATGGTACAACCCTGGCCTACATAAACCGGGATTCACCCTGCGGCGAACCCGCGTCGACCACCTATACCTATCCGACCAAACCCCCCGGTAATCCAAACCTGGACGCCACCTATTCTTTTGCTGGCATGACTGGACTGGAAGCGCTCTTCTGTGGGTGGCTGAACTGGTGCTCAGACATCGAGCAAGGTGGATTTGTCAGAGTGCGCCTGCGAGAGGGAACCCTGCCGGCCCTGGATCACTTCCGCATCGACCATCCCGGCACCGCCCTGACCTGCCAGCGGGCCGATGTGACGATACGGGCTTGTCAAACCGCGGACTGCGGCACCCTCTATCCCGACCCCGTCAGCGTCACCCTGTCGCCAACCGGCTGGGTCGGTGGCATCACGCAGACCATCGCCGGTGGCGCGCCGACCGTTTTTCAGCTACGGCACAACACTGCAGGTACGGTGACTTTGGATGTGACCGCTTCGGATGTGCCGGCCGCTGGCCCGGTGCAGTGCACTGTGGGTGGCGTGGCGGCCAGCTGCGATCTCCTTTTTGCTGACAGCGGTTTTCTCTTTGAGATGCCGGCGCAGACGTCCTGCCAGGATTCTGCCGAGGTGACCATCGCTGCTGTCAAGGCCGATCCGGCCGATCCCCAGGCCTGCGTGGGCGATGGCAGTTTCGCCGGGCAAAGCAAGGCGGTCTCTTTCTGGTCCAGCTATGTGACGCCTGCTTCCGGTAGCCGCTCTCTGCAGGTCAACGGCACCGCTATTGCCACCGCTTCGCCGGGAACTCCGCTGACGCTGAGTTTTGACGGCAACGCCCGCAGCTCCTTCCATGTTGCCTATGCTGACGCCGGTCAATTGCGGCTCGACGCCCGCTACGAAGGCAGCGGCGAAGAGGTCGGGCTGGTGATGGTGGGCAACGATACCTTCACGGTAAAACCCTACCGGTTGGATATTCAGGCCACCATCGACGGTGTGACGGCTCTGGATAACAGCGGCTCGACCGGTGAGCCAAAGCTGGCGGCCGGGCTGCCCTTTCAGGCAGAAGTGAGAGGAGTCTGTGCGGATGGCAGCCTGACGCCCAACTTCGCGGCAGCCACGACCCTGTCGGCCGTGGCACCCTTTGCGCCGGCGCCGGGGATTTTAAGCGGTGGGTCTCTGTCAGCGGCCGATTTTAGTGGCGGTGCCGCCACAGCCCCGCTCAGCTACAGTGAGGTGGGCACGTTGACTCTGCAGGCCGATGTGGCCGACTATCTGGGCGCCGGCAGCCTCACCGGCACTAGCGCCACGGTGGGACGCTTCACGCCTCACCATTTCGATGTCGTGCCCAACACGCCCCAGTTCGACTCGGGTTGTGGACTCTTCACTTATCTCGGGCAACCCTTTATCTACGCGACCGCGCCCTCGCTTCAGGTCATCGCCCGCAATGCCGGCGCCGCCGTTACGCGCAACTATACCGGCGCCTGGTGGAAGCTGTCCGACGTCAGTCTTGCCGGCAAGCGCTATCTGGCCGAAAACGGCACGCTCGATGAGTCGCTGCTTCCCGCCACCGACCCGGTCATCCTCGACCAGGGCGACGGCACCGGCACCCTCACTTTCGATGCTGGCGGCGGGCTGGGCTTTGTCCGCACGACGCCGACGGCCCCTTTTGCAGCGGAAATCCGGCTGGAGATCGATGTTGTCGACGAAGACGGCATCGCCTACGCCGGCAATCCTGCCGCTTTCGGCGAGGCCAGCGCCGGCAACGGTATCGCCTTTACCGATGGCTACCAGGAGATGCGTTTCGGGCGGCTGACGCTGCAGAACGCCTACGGCTCCGAACTTATCCCCCTGAATCTGCCCCTGCGGGCCGAATATTTTGACGGCAGTACCTTCGTCGGCAATCTGGAGGACAGTTGTACCCCCTATGATGGCACCTTGGCCACCCTGTCCAATTATTCCGCCAACCTGCAGACAGGGGAGACGACTGCCAGTGGCGCTGGCAGCCTGCTCGGCGGCACCGAAAACCCCCTGAGCCCGCTGCAACTCAGCGCGCCGGGAACGGGCAATGACGGCAGCGTCGATGTCCGCCTGCCCGTCGATTTCTGGCTTCAATACGACTGGGATGGTGACGGCTCCCATGACGATGATCCGTCAGCGCGAGCCAGTTTCGGGATTTATAAGGGGAATTCTCGGATGATTTACTGGGGGGAGCGGGTGCGTTGA
- the speA gene encoding biosynthetic arginine decarboxylase, whose amino-acid sequence MNRKLAQNWTLEASAALYGIREWGAGHFDLNEQGNVVVNARFQDKKVAVPLMDIVAGIEERGHAMPVLLRIENLLDARIAFLNETFRAAIGRAGYRGEYRGVFPVKVNQQCQVIEEIVRFGAPYGHGLEAGSKAELVLALASLREGGLLILNGYKDREFIDLGLWADKLGYRCIFVIESPSELPLLIERSKALGIRPLIGARVKVSAKVGGLWTETSGDRSSFGLSTAQLLSVVDTLRQEQMLDCLQLLHCHLGSQIPHLADIRAGVLEACRYYSDLVREGAAMGYLDLGGGLAVDYSGVRSGHVHSRDYTLDDYCDTLVGTIGATLDAEGIPHPHIVTESGRATVAYASMLLFNILDVMHFEAVALPDALPAGAHPLLHQLFALRDENRTADPVNRYNEALSCRDRIRELYKDGQIGLRDRSLGENIFLAIAQNILQHIIEAGKTPLGLEGLRESLADIYYGNFSVFQSLPDTWAIGQLFPIIPLHHHLEAPRREAIISDLTCDCDGKLDAFIVAGGESRILPVHPLKKEEEYYLGVFLMGAYQETLGDLHNLFGDTHVVSVRLNEDGSFDVMKEIPGDSIGDVLSYVEYNPQLLFEQLRGTAEAAVRQGRLTVAERQLLLEEFRGSLAGYTYYER is encoded by the coding sequence ATGAACCGAAAACTTGCGCAGAACTGGACTCTTGAGGCTTCCGCCGCCCTCTATGGCATCCGCGAATGGGGAGCTGGCCACTTCGATCTCAACGAGCAGGGGAATGTGGTGGTCAACGCCCGCTTCCAGGACAAAAAGGTCGCGGTCCCCCTCATGGATATTGTCGCCGGTATCGAAGAGCGCGGCCACGCCATGCCCGTGCTGCTGCGCATCGAAAACCTGCTCGACGCCCGCATCGCCTTCCTCAACGAGACCTTTCGCGCCGCCATTGGCCGGGCCGGCTACCGGGGCGAGTACCGGGGGGTCTTCCCCGTCAAGGTCAACCAGCAGTGTCAGGTGATCGAAGAGATCGTCCGCTTCGGTGCGCCCTACGGCCACGGCCTGGAGGCCGGGAGCAAGGCGGAGCTGGTACTGGCGCTGGCATCCCTGCGCGAGGGGGGGCTGCTGATCCTTAACGGCTACAAGGATCGCGAGTTTATCGACCTCGGTCTCTGGGCCGACAAGCTGGGCTACCGCTGCATTTTCGTCATCGAATCCCCCTCCGAGCTTCCCCTGCTCATCGAGCGCAGCAAGGCCTTGGGAATCCGTCCCCTCATCGGCGCCCGGGTGAAGGTTTCCGCCAAGGTCGGCGGCCTGTGGACGGAGACCAGCGGCGACCGCAGCAGCTTCGGACTGAGCACCGCCCAGCTCCTCTCCGTCGTCGACACCCTCCGCCAGGAACAGATGCTCGACTGTCTGCAGCTGCTGCACTGCCATCTCGGCTCGCAGATCCCGCACCTGGCCGACATCCGCGCCGGCGTACTGGAGGCCTGCCGCTACTACAGCGATCTCGTTCGAGAAGGGGCGGCCATGGGCTATCTCGACCTCGGCGGCGGCCTGGCCGTCGACTACAGTGGCGTCCGCTCCGGTCATGTCCATTCTCGCGACTACACCCTCGATGACTACTGCGACACCCTCGTCGGCACCATCGGCGCGACCCTGGACGCGGAAGGCATCCCCCATCCGCATATCGTCACCGAATCGGGTCGGGCCACGGTGGCCTACGCCTCCATGCTCCTTTTCAACATCCTCGACGTCATGCATTTCGAGGCCGTCGCCCTGCCTGACGCCCTGCCGGCCGGGGCCCACCCTTTGCTGCACCAGCTCTTCGCCCTGCGTGACGAGAACAGGACAGCGGACCCGGTCAACCGCTACAACGAGGCGCTCTCCTGTCGCGACCGCATCCGGGAGCTTTACAAGGATGGCCAGATCGGCCTGCGGGATCGCTCTCTGGGCGAGAATATCTTCCTGGCCATCGCTCAGAATATTCTCCAGCATATCATCGAGGCCGGCAAAACGCCCCTGGGTCTGGAGGGGCTGCGTGAAAGTCTGGCCGATATCTACTACGGCAACTTCAGCGTCTTTCAATCCCTGCCAGACACCTGGGCCATCGGCCAGCTCTTCCCCATCATCCCCCTGCACCATCATCTGGAGGCGCCCCGTCGCGAGGCCATTATCTCGGACCTCACCTGCGACTGCGACGGCAAGCTCGATGCCTTCATCGTCGCTGGCGGCGAAAGCCGCATTCTCCCCGTCCATCCGCTGAAAAAAGAGGAGGAATACTACCTCGGCGTCTTCCTCATGGGGGCCTATCAGGAAACCCTCGGCGACCTGCACAACCTCTTCGGGGACACCCACGTGGTGAGTGTGCGACTCAATGAGGACGGCAGTTTCGACGTGATGAAAGAGATTCCCGGCGACAGCATCGGCGATGTACTCAGTTATGTGGAATACAATCCGCAGCTCCTGTTTGAGCAGCTGCGCGGCACCGCCGAGGCCGCGGTGCGGCAGGGGCGGCTGACGGTAGCAGAGCGGCAGTTGTTGCTGGAGGAGTTTCGGGGGAGTTTGGCGGGGTATACGTATTATGAGAGATAG
- a CDS encoding multiheme c-type cytochrome — translation MRRRFMSLVPFAAAALMCVLLHGCGSNRDSSGAVTTTDSLGTDAVGISYAGAATCIDCHEGKSWSAVAVAGYLAGAHVIHSDHIDQETAQAEGCAQCHDPIADGRMLEAWLEANAIPAGGLAAVTCEACHGAGGEHYGVGPIPNPLPGSDTCGKCHNDALPDSHLPHHPDADSIYERYAASAHAGSAGPGRSEYSTDESKLNGHMEDHLPFGHSCVKCHTHEGAIQYLEVDAGAAIAAIDDGSGKIYTSMQCKTCHDPHEAGKLLEPAVHEEHPVYKDDGVTLDYLEVTTISSSEYNTCANCHDQEAFHLTKNVAWSMLETHGDDPATMDIEGYVIDETAENACSACHDVHSADITINQQWAKSGHAAEIALVKEELGPDAVISLDDEHERHSVLAFTEINNAFAEGRETCQRCHTTTGAKNYMSDPANYDPANNDFSHLDPVYDENTGELLSNKVEMLYCGACHTSATTGDLAVSGTDIILDYTYGGEEVILKGVNESKVCLTCHGGWGNNDSLVAMDDAARDFHGVLHHGPAGAVLFAGETHAGYEFAGQAYNSTPHDIIGTTDANGNEVVPGTGTAGPCVACHMPGKNHSNAVVDAESMTINSAVVCNSCHSSMTAESLEAANDGRKQTASYIMEVVKNVLIDLNYPEADLGGLKPVLVATANPAYLSLDQFRAAMNWWVVYDDFGGHAHNPTYVKQIAFDTIDYLENGTFTGSITIDPIAWSDTVNWLDGNPTTGVTTRP, via the coding sequence ATGCGAAGAAGATTTATGTCTCTCGTTCCATTTGCAGCGGCCGCTCTTATGTGTGTGCTGTTGCATGGTTGCGGCAGCAACCGTGATTCAAGCGGGGCTGTCACGACGACCGATTCTCTTGGCACCGATGCCGTAGGGATCAGTTATGCAGGCGCTGCAACCTGTATTGACTGCCACGAAGGAAAAAGCTGGAGTGCCGTAGCGGTCGCAGGTTATCTGGCTGGCGCACACGTGATCCACAGCGACCACATCGACCAAGAAACGGCTCAAGCTGAGGGATGTGCTCAGTGTCACGACCCTATCGCCGATGGCCGCATGCTCGAAGCCTGGCTTGAGGCGAACGCCATTCCGGCTGGCGGCCTGGCGGCCGTTACCTGCGAAGCCTGCCATGGGGCAGGCGGCGAGCATTATGGAGTGGGCCCGATACCCAACCCTCTGCCCGGCTCCGATACCTGCGGGAAGTGTCATAACGATGCTCTGCCGGACTCGCACCTTCCTCACCACCCTGACGCGGATTCCATTTATGAGAGGTACGCCGCTTCGGCTCACGCAGGTTCTGCTGGACCCGGCCGCTCCGAATACTCCACCGACGAATCGAAACTCAATGGCCACATGGAAGACCATCTGCCGTTTGGCCATTCATGCGTCAAGTGCCATACCCATGAAGGTGCCATACAGTACCTGGAGGTCGACGCTGGTGCGGCGATTGCTGCTATTGATGATGGTTCCGGCAAAATTTACACATCCATGCAATGCAAAACCTGCCATGACCCACACGAAGCCGGTAAATTGCTGGAGCCTGCGGTTCACGAAGAGCACCCGGTCTATAAGGACGACGGCGTAACGCTGGATTACCTGGAGGTGACCACCATCTCCTCCTCGGAATACAACACCTGCGCCAACTGCCATGATCAAGAGGCCTTTCACCTCACCAAAAACGTTGCCTGGTCAATGCTCGAGACTCATGGTGACGATCCAGCCACCATGGATATTGAAGGCTACGTGATTGACGAAACAGCTGAAAACGCTTGCAGCGCCTGTCACGATGTCCACAGCGCTGATATCACGATTAATCAGCAGTGGGCCAAATCGGGCCACGCTGCTGAGATCGCCTTGGTTAAAGAAGAGCTGGGTCCCGATGCGGTCATCTCTCTTGATGACGAGCATGAGCGTCATTCCGTGCTGGCCTTCACCGAAATCAATAATGCCTTTGCAGAAGGTCGCGAAACTTGTCAGCGTTGCCACACCACCACCGGCGCCAAAAACTACATGAGCGATCCGGCGAACTATGATCCCGCAAACAATGACTTCTCGCATCTCGACCCTGTCTATGACGAAAACACCGGAGAACTTCTCTCCAATAAAGTCGAAATGCTCTACTGCGGCGCCTGCCACACTAGCGCAACCACGGGAGATTTGGCCGTCAGCGGAACCGACATTATCCTGGACTACACATACGGCGGTGAAGAGGTCATCCTCAAGGGTGTTAACGAGTCTAAGGTGTGCCTGACCTGTCACGGTGGCTGGGGCAACAATGACAGCCTTGTCGCGATGGATGACGCAGCGCGTGATTTTCATGGCGTGCTGCACCATGGCCCAGCCGGAGCCGTCCTCTTTGCTGGGGAGACCCACGCCGGCTATGAGTTCGCCGGCCAGGCCTATAACAGCACCCCGCACGACATCATTGGCACCACTGATGCTAACGGCAACGAAGTCGTTCCCGGAACCGGCACTGCAGGACCCTGTGTTGCCTGCCATATGCCCGGCAAGAACCACTCCAACGCCGTGGTCGATGCTGAAAGCATGACCATCAACAGCGCAGTGGTCTGCAACAGCTGTCACTCGTCGATGACGGCAGAAAGTCTCGAAGCCGCCAACGATGGCCGGAAGCAGACGGCCAGTTACATCATGGAAGTCGTCAAAAACGTTCTAATCGACCTCAACTATCCTGAGGCGGATTTAGGCGGCCTCAAACCTGTGTTAGTGGCCACTGCTAATCCGGCTTATCTCTCTCTTGACCAATTCCGGGCAGCCATGAACTGGTGGGTCGTTTACGATGACTTCGGTGGGCACGCACATAACCCCACCTACGTTAAACAGATCGCTTTTGACACGATCGATTATTTGGAAAATGGAACCTTTACCGGCAGCATTACCATAGACCCGATCGCTTGGTCGGATACTGTCAATTGGCTTGATGGCAATCCGACTACCGGAGTGACAACTCGCCCCTAA
- the proC gene encoding pyrroline-5-carboxylate reductase, with the protein MVGLERIGFVGAGNMAEAFIKGLLNGGFPAAGIVISEPDPNRCRLIQERYQVQVAEDNRTLVEQCELIVLAVKPQVVGAVLDEIRPVFAQDKLLVSILAGISTTSLEQGLDHSPRVIRAMPNTPALVGFGASALCAGRHATAQDRSLAGRLFESVGIVQWVSEGQMDAVTGLSGSGPAFVFTFIEALTAGGVQQGLNRDVAHALAVQTVQGAAQLVQESADHPAVLRDRVCSPGGTTIAGMAALEKGGLRSVVMDAVAAAAQRSQELGKK; encoded by the coding sequence ATGGTCGGTTTGGAAAGGATTGGATTTGTCGGGGCCGGCAATATGGCCGAGGCGTTTATCAAGGGATTGCTGAACGGTGGTTTTCCCGCAGCCGGGATAGTTATCTCCGAGCCCGACCCCAACCGCTGCCGTCTGATCCAGGAGCGTTACCAGGTCCAGGTGGCCGAAGACAATCGCACCCTGGTGGAACAATGCGAGCTGATCGTGCTGGCTGTGAAGCCGCAGGTCGTTGGTGCGGTTCTGGACGAAATCCGTCCCGTCTTTGCGCAGGATAAACTTCTCGTCAGCATCCTGGCCGGCATCTCCACGACCTCGCTTGAACAGGGGCTCGACCACAGTCCTCGGGTGATCCGAGCCATGCCCAATACACCCGCCCTGGTCGGGTTTGGGGCTTCCGCCTTGTGTGCCGGCCGCCATGCCACGGCGCAGGATCGATCTCTGGCCGGTCGGTTGTTTGAGTCGGTGGGTATCGTGCAGTGGGTCAGTGAAGGACAGATGGATGCGGTGACGGGCCTGTCCGGTTCGGGGCCGGCCTTCGTCTTCACGTTTATCGAGGCCCTGACTGCCGGCGGTGTGCAGCAGGGCTTGAACCGCGATGTGGCCCACGCCCTGGCGGTGCAGACCGTTCAGGGCGCCGCCCAGTTGGTGCAGGAGAGTGCCGACCATCCAGCCGTGTTGCGAGACCGGGTCTGCTCCCCGGGAGGCACGACCATCGCCGGTATGGCCGCTCTTGAGAAGGGCGGGCTGCGGTCGGTCGTCATGGATGCGGTTGCGGCGGCCGCCCAGCGCTCACAGGAATTGGGCAAAAAATAG
- a CDS encoding sigma 54-interacting transcriptional regulator, whose amino-acid sequence MYRNDFFKEVTLLICSSLDIRQSLQRCLTYMQKFFPLDEVLVSLADQDTQRWHLLAHAATDFSPSATEAVPLPPHIYSGYLQAVRGNTKLIDDTELDAFARAFEPYVKNKGFSEIILPLRIEEHDLGLLALRSRGKNRFTKEHVELITSVREPFAIATANAMRHKKLLDLKNQLDLDNHFLKNELKTQVRSDIIGENTSLARVMRMAKQVAGLTTTVLLLGETGTGKEVIANAIHRSSPRKDGPFIKVNCGAIPESLIDSELFGHEKGAFSGAVSQKPGRFERAHGGTIFLDEIGELPLQAQVRLLRVLQNKEIERVGGTTAIPVDIRVIAATHRDLQKMVSENLFREDLWFRLNAYPIVIPPVRHRRGDIPALLEYLVEVKSKELGFRIPPEIAPGAMDCLTKYPWPGNVREMENVVERALIQNKGRILSRDHFNLSEHSNCSSDRLGEMGRCLFPCLAKLSQEEGKKYDPLPETTNLEEVVGQHIKRVLKMTGGKVHGPNGAAELLGTNASTLRSRMKKLGIVVDGKVKRNSTSVVSG is encoded by the coding sequence ATGTATAGAAATGACTTTTTTAAAGAAGTAACGTTGTTGATCTGCAGCAGTCTCGATATCCGGCAATCCCTGCAGCGATGCCTGACGTACATGCAGAAATTTTTCCCCCTGGATGAGGTCCTGGTTTCCCTTGCGGATCAGGATACGCAGCGGTGGCACCTTCTGGCCCATGCCGCCACGGACTTTTCCCCCTCGGCCACGGAGGCCGTTCCCCTCCCGCCTCATATTTATTCAGGATATCTGCAGGCGGTTCGCGGAAATACCAAGCTTATCGACGACACCGAACTTGATGCCTTTGCGCGCGCGTTCGAGCCCTATGTGAAAAACAAGGGATTTTCCGAGATCATTCTGCCGCTGAGGATTGAGGAACACGACCTCGGGCTGCTCGCTTTACGATCCAGAGGCAAGAACCGGTTCACTAAAGAGCATGTTGAGCTCATCACGTCTGTCCGTGAGCCTTTCGCCATCGCTACAGCCAATGCCATGAGGCACAAGAAATTGCTTGATCTTAAAAATCAGCTCGATCTGGATAATCACTTTCTGAAAAATGAGCTGAAGACCCAGGTCCGGAGTGACATCATTGGAGAGAACACCAGTCTGGCAAGGGTCATGAGGATGGCGAAGCAGGTGGCGGGTCTCACCACCACCGTCTTGCTGCTGGGGGAAACGGGGACCGGGAAGGAAGTCATCGCTAACGCGATCCACCGCTCGTCTCCCCGCAAAGACGGTCCTTTTATCAAGGTGAACTGCGGCGCCATTCCGGAGTCGTTGATCGACAGCGAGCTTTTTGGTCACGAGAAGGGTGCCTTCAGCGGGGCCGTGAGTCAAAAGCCAGGTCGATTCGAGCGAGCCCACGGAGGAACCATCTTTTTGGATGAGATTGGTGAACTCCCTCTACAGGCTCAGGTTCGCCTTTTACGAGTCCTGCAGAACAAGGAGATTGAGCGGGTCGGAGGGACGACGGCGATCCCTGTGGATATCCGCGTTATTGCCGCCACCCACCGTGATTTGCAGAAGATGGTTTCCGAAAATCTTTTTCGGGAGGATCTCTGGTTCAGACTGAATGCGTATCCTATCGTTATCCCTCCCGTGAGACATCGCCGCGGGGATATTCCTGCTCTACTTGAATATCTTGTCGAAGTTAAATCAAAGGAGTTGGGATTTCGTATCCCGCCTGAAATAGCCCCTGGTGCTATGGATTGTTTAACGAAATACCCTTGGCCGGGGAATGTAAGAGAAATGGAAAACGTGGTGGAAAGAGCTTTGATTCAGAATAAAGGACGGATTCTTTCCCGAGATCACTTTAATTTGTCGGAGCATTCCAACTGTTCATCCGATCGGTTAGGGGAGATGGGGCGCTGCTTGTTCCCGTGTCTGGCCAAGCTTTCGCAAGAGGAGGGAAAAAAATATGACCCACTACCTGAAACCACCAATTTGGAAGAGGTCGTGGGTCAACATATTAAGCGTGTGCTAAAAATGACGGGAGGGAAAGTCCATGGCCCGAACGGTGCGGCAGAATTGTTAGGAACGAATGCCAGCACTCTTCGTAGTCGGATGAAAAAGCTCGGGATTGTGGTCGATGGGAAGGTCAAACGGAATTCGACCTCCGTAGTTTCCGGTTAG
- the speE gene encoding polyamine aminopropyltransferase, whose product MDLWYTEKHSENVGITMKATKTLFSGKSEFQQLDIIETLEYGKMMLLDGLVMVTERDEFVYHDMITHPALFTHPNPKKVLVIGGGDGGTIREIMKHQGVEQAVLCEIDGLVIDKSIELLPSMACEIDGSNPRVKLHVDDGLAYIRDHQNEFDVIMVDSTDPIGPAVGLFEEDFYRLVFGALKEDGIMVAQSESPFYHAEIQKNMYANLRNVFPIVEMYQAFIPTYPSGFWSFAFASKKYHPVQDFNRERAAKRGFYTKYYNEDLHLGAFMLPTFARENIAP is encoded by the coding sequence ATGGACCTGTGGTACACGGAAAAACACTCGGAAAACGTCGGCATCACCATGAAGGCCACCAAAACCCTCTTCTCCGGCAAGAGCGAATTTCAGCAGCTGGACATCATCGAAACCCTGGAATACGGCAAGATGATGCTCCTGGACGGCCTGGTCATGGTGACCGAGCGCGATGAATTCGTCTATCACGACATGATCACCCACCCCGCCCTCTTCACCCACCCGAACCCGAAAAAGGTTTTGGTTATCGGCGGCGGCGACGGCGGCACCATCCGGGAAATCATGAAACACCAGGGAGTCGAGCAGGCGGTATTGTGCGAAATTGACGGTCTGGTTATCGACAAGTCCATCGAACTGCTGCCCTCCATGGCCTGCGAGATCGACGGCAGCAACCCCCGCGTCAAGCTGCACGTGGATGACGGCCTGGCCTATATCCGCGACCACCAGAATGAATTCGACGTGATCATGGTCGACTCCACCGATCCTATCGGCCCGGCCGTCGGTCTCTTTGAAGAGGACTTCTACCGCCTGGTCTTCGGCGCCCTCAAAGAGGACGGCATCATGGTGGCCCAGAGCGAGTCCCCCTTCTACCACGCCGAGATTCAGAAGAACATGTATGCCAACCTGCGCAACGTCTTCCCAATCGTGGAGATGTACCAGGCCTTCATTCCCACCTATCCCAGCGGCTTCTGGAGCTTCGCCTTCGCCAGCAAGAAGTACCACCCGGTGCAGGATTTCAACCGCGAGCGCGCCGCCAAGCGCGGCTTCTATACCAAGTACTACAACGAAGACCTGCACCTCGGCGCCTTCATGCTGCCGACCTTCGCCCGCGAGAACATCGCCCCTTAG